In Candidatus Omnitrophota bacterium, the following proteins share a genomic window:
- a CDS encoding glycosyltransferase family 39 protein translates to MKLTDNSIKILLFAVCAIMFLYHLGSALPIIEMEKFYFQSVKEMFSGHDWITPYYHGQFRFAKPILFYWCVSLSYIVFGINNFAARFPSAVFAIFTIILTYSIGRRLFNQKTGLLAALMAATFPIFFMYARYSSPDIAMTFLITFAMYLFIRKSFIPFFVVLGLAMATKGPLGFIIPLVAVSAYMISTKDRATLKSMNMPLGIAIIAAIGLPWYILMYKLHGDVYLNHIIAKEALERMFYSPGDKTGSAALLNYAKHFFDYVPALLAFFIPHSLFLPASLIDAFKNKKRPAAEKDSYKLVLSFFLTIFVLFTLISSKIYHYMLPISPFFAILVAAYLTRLEESGSLFKSPNFRVMYTLVIITYSLGITVLLYTMRHLYPAQVPLYNYGLIFVPLLLAVPYWKKKGSVALFAIPLATAIVMIFFAGKALPLLNDNSLSVFADEIKVTLKEGDRVGVGSMDISQQRLGLYLNMRIEEVNVKWKDTEKALPAHRQKLEQFINSGAKVYLVISEDDYKKAVPDELKPKLLVLDERDTWKSRLKNGFKKDTLRDILNGKKDLLRDVLRHKLYLLTNK, encoded by the coding sequence ATGAAGCTAACTGATAACTCGATAAAGATCCTGTTATTTGCCGTTTGCGCGATTATGTTTTTGTACCACCTCGGCAGTGCTCTTCCCATAATAGAGATGGAGAAATTCTATTTCCAGAGCGTAAAGGAGATGTTCTCAGGGCACGACTGGATAACCCCATATTACCACGGTCAATTCAGGTTCGCCAAGCCCATCCTCTTCTACTGGTGCGTCAGTCTCTCCTATATTGTGTTCGGTATTAATAATTTTGCCGCGCGTTTTCCTTCGGCAGTCTTCGCCATCTTTACGATAATCCTTACTTATAGTATAGGCAGGAGGCTCTTCAATCAAAAGACAGGGTTATTGGCCGCGCTCATGGCCGCTACGTTCCCTATATTTTTCATGTACGCGCGGTATTCTTCGCCCGACATAGCGATGACATTTTTAATAACCTTTGCCATGTATCTTTTTATAAGAAAATCTTTTATCCCCTTTTTCGTCGTACTGGGGCTCGCCATGGCGACAAAAGGGCCGTTGGGATTTATCATCCCTCTCGTCGCTGTCTCGGCCTATATGATCAGCACAAAAGACCGGGCGACCCTTAAGTCAATGAATATGCCGCTCGGTATTGCAATCATCGCGGCAATAGGCCTTCCGTGGTATATATTGATGTACAAACTGCACGGAGACGTATATCTCAACCATATAATCGCTAAAGAGGCACTGGAGCGGATGTTCTATTCTCCCGGAGACAAAACGGGATCTGCGGCCCTTTTGAACTACGCTAAACACTTCTTCGATTACGTACCGGCCCTTTTGGCGTTTTTTATTCCGCATTCGCTCTTTTTGCCGGCATCGCTTATTGATGCTTTTAAAAATAAGAAAAGGCCCGCGGCCGAAAAAGATTCTTACAAGTTGGTCTTAAGCTTTTTTCTCACCATATTTGTACTTTTCACTCTTATCTCATCAAAGATATACCACTATATGCTGCCGATATCACCGTTTTTTGCCATTCTTGTCGCCGCATATCTAACCAGGTTAGAAGAGAGCGGGTCTTTATTCAAATCGCCGAATTTCAGGGTAATGTACACGCTTGTGATAATAACTTATTCGTTAGGCATAACGGTCCTTCTCTACACGATGAGGCATCTTTATCCTGCCCAAGTGCCGCTCTACAATTACGGACTTATTTTTGTGCCTTTGCTTTTGGCCGTACCGTATTGGAAGAAAAAAGGTTCCGTGGCGCTCTTCGCGATACCGCTTGCAACGGCCATAGTCATGATATTTTTTGCCGGGAAGGCGCTGCCTCTATTAAACGACAATAGCCTTTCCGTGTTCGCCGATGAAATAAAAGTGACACTGAAAGAGGGCGACAGGGTAGGCGTAGGGTCTATGGACATCAGCCAGCAGCGGCTCGGCTTATATCTGAACATGCGAATTGAAGAAGTGAATGTAAAATGGAAAGATACGGAGAAGGCCCTGCCCGCGCACAGGCAAAAATTGGAGCAATTTATTAATTCCGGCGCAAAGGTTTACCTTGTGATTTCGGAGGATGATTACAAAAAAGCCGTACCCGATGAGCTTAAACCAAAACTTTTGGTACTCGACGAGCGGGATACTTGGAAGTCAAGGCTTAAAAACGGATTTAAGAAAGATACTCTTCGGGATATATTGAA